Genomic DNA from uncultured Acetobacterium sp.:
AGACTTTTAGGTTCAGGGCTTCTATCCCAAGTAGAGCTACCCCAGAATAGTTTAGCAGCAACACCAAGCGCTTTCGTATGAAGAATTGCTTAAATAAATTAAGTAGCAACAAAATAAGTGAAACCGAAAAAATAAATATTAAAACATATTGGCTGATTGTAGAAAAAATTAAATTTGATAAAGTTCACTCTCGTGAAATGAGAGGAAAGCCCAGAAAAGAAACAATGAAGGGGTTTGATTGGAGAATTCTTGAAGAAAAACTGATTAAAGATGGAAATAACATTAATGATCTGATTGCGCAGGTTATTGAGAACAGCCTGAAAGGTGAGTTGGAGGATAAACTGTACAATACTAACACTACACCGGACACTGGTAATTTTCAACGAAAGTGGTATAATCAGAAAAACGGGAGTGATTACGATGCTTCTTAATATTGAGGGATACTATAATATGTCTGAAATGATTTAACATTGGAGTTGCAAATTAGATTGCTAACATAAGTCTAAGAAAAGATCCGCAATCCCCCACGTCTAGATTCGTCCTATACCAGAGGCGGAAGTGTGGTCAAAACACGGAATCGGAAACATCAAATAAACCATGAGGTGATGCAAATGAAAACAGAACGGTTCATTTATAATTTGAATTATCCGATTTATGAAAAAGAAAGTTGTGAAATTGAGGTGCGCTCTCTTTTTAAGTTCGATTTGAAAGGAAAAGTCTTTTTTGAAAGCAGAAAAATTCATCCTTCCATAAGTCCATTTTTAAAAAGCAGGTTGGAAATTATGTACAAGGCTTCCACGTTTTTAGAACTTATCGAGTTGACAATGAAAGATAAGATATCAACATCAGATTTCATGGTCAAATATATGGAATTGGGAATAGATGACCCGCACTTCAAGAAAAGACGAGAGTATTGCAAAGCAATCGGTCTTGTTATTGAGGGGCTTGTTTGTTATACGTCACCTAAAATTATATTTGGAATTACTTTTCATAAGGGGAACTGGTACTTTGGAAAATTAACAGAGCGAAGTCTTTATTGGAAAAAGCACAACGAGAAACCGAATTCGTATTCTAGTTCTATCGGTCAAAGTACTGCAAAAGTTCTTATAAATATTGCGGGGAATGGCGATACATCCAAACGATTAATCGATCCATGTTGTGGTGTTGGGACTGTATTATTAGAAGGTATTTGGGCAGGATACGATATTATAGGGTGTGAAATAAATAGTAAAACGGCTGAAAACGCACGAAAAAATTTGAGACATTTTAACTATGACGCAAAGGTTATTACAGGAGATATTCAGGATATAGATGATAGCTTTGATGCTTCCATTATAGATCTTCCATACGGTAATTTCAGCCTTAAAAATGATGAAAACCAATTAAAAATCATTAGGAATGCGATAAGAATTTCGAAAAAAATCGTATTGGCTTCATCAGAAGATATACGAGATGAACTCGCGCAGGAAAATCTCAAAATCATAGATCATTGTAAAATTGGGAAAAATAAAAATGGTAATTTTTTGCGTTATATCTGGGTATGCGAAGTAGGCTAGATGAATTTTGATAATAACATTGTCTTGATCAGCCAGGGTTATCCATCGGATCTTGAACGTAAAAAGGATTGATTTTCTGATTCTAGGGCTGGATGAAGATTTTATCAGCTCCTTTATTCTGAATGGGTACCGGGTGCTTTGAATATGAAGATTTAAATAATGTTTTGCTTTACGAAGTCTCTGTCGATCAAATCGGCCAGAGGCTTTTTACATTTGGTCTTTCGTCAATTGAGTCTCCTGAGCTTGCAAAAATAGCTTTTTAATTAAAAACCGTCCTCACTGATGATCAGTGTTTTATAATTATTTTTGATCTTCGAAGGAGAAAGGTTATATTTTAAGTAGATATTCAAGATGATTGTTGATAACTTTGGGGTTTGCTAAAAATATGGCAATTTTTCGAACTATTTTATCTGAGTGTGTTGCATGCTTAAAAATTGGAGCTAGAAGTACATGGATTTTCTTAATATTACGTTAGATTACGCCTTCTTTCGATAATTTGTTGTAGTATTTCCGGATATGTTCACCTCAAGAGCCTTCATTGTTATTTTACAAAACGGAAAAATATTGTTACTTAGTGAGGTGTCATCGTGAAATGTAAGCCGGGTCTATGCAAGGAAATTAAATTATTCTGGTTCCAAAGTGTCAATTTCTTTGAGATTAAAGCAGTAATGGTGTGTTTTGTTTATATGAAATCTGATAATAACTTCCCTCAATAACCATTAAATGATACAATACATCCACTAAAAACAATTCAGCTACTACCTATAATTGCTAATGAAAGGTGCACCTGATGAATAATCAAAAATCAAGAAAATAGAAGGAGGTTCGACTTTTACATAATAGTAAATATTGACGTTGGTGAATTCTTAATACTATCATTGCTGCGGTAGTAAAAGAATGTCAGACTGCTTAAACAAACTGGCAAGCATCATCGGATTGGAAAATGAAAAATCAGAAAGAAAACCGAACAATGCATCAAACCGTGAAAGTGAAGAAACGGTGAAAAAACGGACATGTTCTTTCGTGAATATGCGGTCAATAAAAGTCCGTTTCTACAAATTCTCGAGGTAATTCCCAAAGATCAAGCTTCTATGTAAATATGCAATGTTTTATTGAACATTCAGTAAGTAAAACAAACAAAGTACCGCCCGCGCAATGCTTTGTTTATAAAAATAACTGATTCTTCAAGGAGATTCCACTAGAATAAAGGAGGTGTTGTCATGCTATGTATTGCAATTTGCGATGATATTTCGCAAGAACTGGAAGGTCTCGTTTCGCTCACAGATCAGTACCTCAAAGACAATGGACTTGATGCCATGGTGAAGAAGTTTTCCCATCCGGACGCGCTGTTGAAAGCCATTGAAAAAGAGCACTTTCATCTTTACATACTGGACATCGTCATGCCGCTGGTAAATGGATTGGAGTTAGGCAAAGAAATACGTCGTCTTGACCATGTAGCGCAGATCATCTACGTCACCACAGAACCACAGTTTGCTTTGCAGGCATATGCTGCAAGCCCCATCAACTATCTTGTTAAACCAATCGAAAAGCAGCAGCTATTTGATACGCTGAACATGGCTGTCGCTAAAGTAGACCTTGACGAAGAGCAGACTTTTACAGTGAAAACTGCCGACAGTCTGCGGGTAATTAAACTGTCGGACATTGCCTGCTGTGAATACCACAACCACGCAGTTACCTTCAGTTTAACCAATGGCGAGGAAGTGTGCAGCCGCACCATTCGGGAAAATTTTTTGCAATATAGCGCACCGATCTTTAAGGACAGGCGTTTTCTGCGATGTCACGCTTCTTTTGTGGTCAATATGCGGTGGGTGGAGCGTTT
This window encodes:
- a CDS encoding methyltransferase domain-containing protein produces the protein MKTERFIYNLNYPIYEKESCEIEVRSLFKFDLKGKVFFESRKIHPSISPFLKSRLEIMYKASTFLELIELTMKDKISTSDFMVKYMELGIDDPHFKKRREYCKAIGLVIEGLVCYTSPKIIFGITFHKGNWYFGKLTERSLYWKKHNEKPNSYSSSIGQSTAKVLINIAGNGDTSKRLIDPCCGVGTVLLEGIWAGYDIIGCEINSKTAENARKNLRHFNYDAKVITGDIQDIDDSFDASIIDLPYGNFSLKNDENQLKIIRNAIRISKKIVLASSEDIRDELAQENLKIIDHCKIGKNKNGNFLRYIWVCEVG
- a CDS encoding LytTR family DNA-binding domain-containing protein, which produces MLCIAICDDISQELEGLVSLTDQYLKDNGLDAMVKKFSHPDALLKAIEKEHFHLYILDIVMPLVNGLELGKEIRRLDHVAQIIYVTTEPQFALQAYAASPINYLVKPIEKQQLFDTLNMAVAKVDLDEEQTFTVKTADSLRVIKLSDIACCEYHNHAVTFSLTNGEEVCSRTIRENFLQYSAPIFKDRRFLRCHASFVVNMRWVERFSKDSFTLCGGIIVPIAAKQYPSVRDTFMDYLMTRGDSDE